Proteins from one Corynebacterium epidermidicanis genomic window:
- the xseA gene encoding exodeoxyribonuclease VII large subunit has translation MSASSTPETPWPVREVNEKVKGWVEKLGHIWVEGQLTQVNVKPSWKLSYLTLRDPEAEASVQVTCPTSLITQSSTPLQDGDRVVVYGKPAFYVGRGTFSLWVTDIRHVGVGELLARIEQLRHKLAAEGLFDAERKKPLPILPNTIGLITGRGSAAERDVLSVAQQRWPEVQFRVINTAVQGATAVTEVIAALEELDRDPAVDVIIIARGGGSVEDLLPFSEEALQRAVASATTPVVSAIGHEPDNPVLDNVADLRAATPTDAAKRVVPDVMAERQLIKELLLRSRAALRGWVERERRGLESVRSRPVLANPFTPIEVRREDIAQAKNTIRRDIQRLIVALQRETASLRAQVSALGPAATLARGYAVVQVLPRDGSEPEVVTSVAQSPPGSQLRIRVADGSITAAAIATKRAD, from the coding sequence ATGAGCGCGTCGTCGACGCCTGAGACTCCGTGGCCAGTACGGGAAGTCAATGAAAAGGTCAAAGGCTGGGTCGAAAAACTTGGCCATATCTGGGTCGAGGGACAATTGACCCAGGTCAATGTCAAGCCCAGTTGGAAGCTGTCCTACTTGACGCTGCGGGACCCCGAAGCCGAGGCTTCAGTCCAGGTCACCTGCCCTACTTCACTGATCACCCAATCCTCGACCCCGCTCCAGGATGGCGATCGCGTGGTGGTCTACGGCAAGCCGGCTTTCTATGTGGGGCGCGGCACGTTCTCGTTATGGGTAACAGACATCAGGCATGTGGGAGTCGGCGAACTCTTGGCACGCATCGAGCAACTTCGTCACAAGTTGGCGGCTGAGGGGCTTTTCGACGCCGAGCGGAAGAAACCACTCCCCATCCTGCCCAACACCATCGGACTTATCACCGGCCGTGGCTCTGCCGCCGAGCGCGATGTTTTGTCGGTGGCGCAACAGCGTTGGCCTGAGGTGCAGTTTCGGGTAATCAATACCGCCGTACAGGGCGCGACCGCGGTAACCGAAGTCATCGCGGCGCTGGAAGAGCTTGATCGAGATCCAGCGGTTGACGTCATCATCATTGCGCGCGGAGGCGGTTCCGTCGAAGACTTGCTGCCGTTCTCCGAGGAAGCCCTGCAGCGTGCCGTAGCCAGTGCCACCACACCAGTAGTTTCCGCCATCGGCCACGAACCGGACAACCCCGTGTTGGATAATGTTGCCGACTTGCGCGCAGCTACCCCTACCGACGCTGCAAAGCGGGTTGTCCCCGATGTGATGGCAGAACGGCAGCTCATTAAGGAATTGCTGCTGCGCTCCCGTGCCGCGCTCCGCGGATGGGTAGAGCGGGAACGGCGCGGTTTGGAGTCGGTCCGTTCCCGTCCGGTACTGGCTAACCCTTTTACTCCTATCGAAGTGCGTCGCGAGGACATTGCTCAGGCGAAAAACACCATCAGGCGAGACATCCAACGCCTCATTGTGGCGTTACAGCGCGAAACCGCGTCGTTGCGCGCGCAAGTATCGGCGCTGGGTCCAGCGGCAACCCTAGCCCGTGGCTACGCTGTGGTGCAGGTGCTCCCCCGTGACGGGTCGGAGCCTGAGGTGGTCACCAGCGTGGCACAATCACCGCCTGGCAGCCAGTTAAGAATTCGGGTCGCTGATGGTTCCATCACGGCCGCAGCCATTGCCACCAAACGAGCAGATTAG
- a CDS encoding LamB/YcsF family protein, whose protein sequence is MSFIDLNCDLGESFGNYTIGNDEAMLDLVSSANIACGFHAGDASVMDTTVAAAVERGVRIGAHVGYRDLAGFGRRAMAYAPEELRAETTYQIGALQAFARKHGSAVQYVKPHGALYNTIAHDEAQAQAVIQGIKDADPNLALMGLAGAPVLEWAANAGLKVLSETFADRAYTAEGTLVPRSQEGAVHHDPEVAAAQAIAFATQSPITSVTGSPIMVHADSICVHGDNPAALALVKQIISELNAREIEVRHAD, encoded by the coding sequence ATGTCCTTCATCGACCTAAACTGCGATCTCGGTGAAAGTTTCGGCAACTACACCATCGGAAATGACGAGGCGATGCTGGACCTGGTGAGTAGCGCCAACATTGCCTGCGGCTTCCATGCCGGCGACGCGAGCGTCATGGACACGACTGTCGCCGCTGCAGTCGAACGTGGGGTCCGCATCGGCGCCCACGTCGGCTACCGAGATCTCGCAGGCTTCGGACGACGCGCGATGGCCTACGCGCCCGAAGAATTGCGCGCGGAAACCACCTACCAAATCGGGGCGTTGCAAGCCTTCGCCCGCAAGCACGGCTCTGCCGTTCAGTATGTAAAGCCGCACGGCGCGCTCTACAACACCATTGCGCACGACGAAGCCCAAGCTCAGGCCGTCATTCAAGGCATCAAAGACGCTGACCCAAACCTGGCCCTCATGGGCCTTGCTGGCGCACCTGTCCTGGAGTGGGCTGCCAATGCTGGACTAAAAGTCCTTTCAGAAACATTTGCTGACCGCGCCTACACTGCTGAAGGAACCCTGGTACCACGAAGCCAAGAGGGTGCTGTGCACCATGATCCAGAAGTCGCAGCTGCTCAAGCGATCGCGTTTGCTACACAGTCGCCAATAACCTCGGTCACGGGTTCTCCGATTATGGTGCACGCTGACTCCATTTGTGTCCACGGGGACAATCCAGCAGCGTTGGCACTGGTCAAGCAAATCATCTCCGAACTTAACGCTCGCGAGATCGAGGTGCGACATGCAGATTAA
- the glpX gene encoding class II fructose-bisphosphatase — MSTQEIPDRNLAMELVRVTEAAALASGRWVGRGMKNEGDGAAVDAMRKLINSVNMKGVVVIGEGEKDEAPMLFNGEEVGTGFGAEVDIAVDPVDGTTLMAEGRPNAISVLAASERSSMYDPSAVFYMNKIAVGPEAAGKIDITAPAAHNISAVAKAKGIATSDVTVVVLDRPRHTDLIKEIREAGAKVRLISDGDVAGAVAAAQNSNSVDIMMGIGGTPEGIIAACAMKCMGGEIQGMLAPKDDAEREKAVAAGHDLDRVLLTNDLVASDNCYFVATGVTNGDMLRGVSYRANGATTRSLVMRSKSGTIRYIESVHQLQKLQEYSVVDYTR; from the coding sequence ATGAGTACCCAGGAAATCCCAGATCGTAACCTAGCCATGGAATTGGTTCGCGTGACTGAAGCAGCGGCCCTGGCATCCGGTCGGTGGGTCGGTCGCGGGATGAAGAACGAGGGCGATGGCGCGGCTGTCGACGCCATGCGCAAGCTCATCAACTCGGTGAATATGAAGGGGGTCGTAGTCATTGGTGAGGGCGAAAAGGACGAAGCCCCAATGCTGTTCAATGGCGAGGAAGTCGGTACCGGTTTCGGTGCGGAAGTAGACATTGCAGTAGACCCGGTTGATGGCACCACCCTCATGGCGGAAGGTCGCCCCAACGCGATCTCTGTTCTGGCAGCCTCGGAACGAAGCAGCATGTATGACCCATCGGCGGTGTTCTACATGAACAAGATCGCCGTGGGCCCGGAAGCCGCTGGAAAGATCGATATCACTGCTCCTGCTGCGCACAATATCTCTGCCGTTGCTAAGGCAAAGGGTATTGCTACCTCGGACGTCACCGTCGTTGTGCTGGATCGGCCACGCCACACCGACCTCATTAAGGAGATCCGGGAAGCTGGCGCGAAGGTGCGCTTAATTTCCGACGGCGACGTCGCAGGCGCCGTCGCAGCTGCCCAGAATTCCAATTCTGTGGACATCATGATGGGTATCGGTGGGACCCCCGAAGGCATCATCGCAGCATGCGCAATGAAGTGCATGGGTGGCGAAATTCAGGGCATGCTCGCCCCGAAAGACGATGCCGAGCGCGAAAAGGCAGTCGCAGCTGGCCACGACCTTGACCGCGTCCTACTCACCAACGACCTGGTCGCTTCAGACAACTGCTACTTCGTTGCAACTGGCGTGACCAACGGTGACATGCTGCGTGGCGTTTCTTACCGAGCCAACGGCGCAACCACCCGTTCACTCGTTATGCGCTCAAAGTCCGGCACCATCCGGTACATCGAATCAGTTCACCAACTGCAAAAGCTGCAGGAATACTCCGTGGTCGATTACACCCGCTAG
- a CDS encoding DUF4245 domain-containing protein: MSLLVIAVLMAMSVAFTGMCSFNRGAPENGPVQKVDAQQMMQFEARAMNFPVRLPADPEGWTPNSARRSTVNGKPAPVVGWVTKNGAYLQLVQTDEPLEKALKNVDDNARSAEGTIEVDGQQFKKFTSQERNVRDVWAADLGDVRLIFSGTCSDEEFTQLAHNTLQAQPIPKP; the protein is encoded by the coding sequence ATGTCGCTATTGGTCATTGCAGTGTTGATGGCGATGTCGGTGGCCTTCACTGGCATGTGCAGTTTCAACCGGGGCGCCCCGGAAAATGGGCCGGTGCAAAAAGTCGACGCCCAGCAGATGATGCAGTTTGAGGCCCGCGCGATGAACTTCCCGGTCCGGCTACCAGCAGATCCAGAAGGCTGGACCCCTAATTCGGCGCGTCGCTCAACAGTGAACGGCAAGCCCGCTCCAGTGGTGGGGTGGGTGACGAAGAACGGCGCCTACCTCCAGCTCGTGCAGACCGACGAGCCACTGGAAAAGGCGCTCAAGAACGTAGACGATAACGCTCGCTCGGCCGAAGGCACCATCGAGGTTGACGGGCAGCAGTTCAAGAAGTTCACCTCGCAGGAGCGCAACGTTCGCGACGTCTGGGCAGCTGACCTGGGCGATGTCCGCCTGATCTTCTCTGGCACCTGCTCAGACGAAGAATTTACCCAGCTGGCCCACAACACGCTTCAAGCGCAGCCCATCCCAAAGCCGTAG
- a CDS encoding class II fumarate hydratase — protein sequence MTEQEFRIEHDTMGEVKVPVNALWRAQTQRAVENFPISGRGLEAQQIRAMGLLKAACAQVNKDKGLLDATFADAIIAAGKEIAEGKHDAEFPIDVFQTGSGTSSNMNTNEVIASIAKANGVEIHPNDHVNMGQSSNDTFPTATHVAATEAAVNDLIPGLKVLHASLAKKATEWKDVVKSGRTHLMDAVPVTLGQEFAGYARQIEAGIERVEATLPRLGELPIGGTAVGTGLNTTADFGALVTEELKKLTGVAELREAKNHFEAQANRDALVEFSGAMRTIAVSLTKIANDIRWMGSGPLTGLGEIHLPDLQPGSSIMPGKVNPVLCETATQVAAQVVGNDAAVAFGGAQGAFELNVFIPMMARNVLESARLLANTSRVFAERLVDGIEPNVERMRTLAESSPSIVTPLNSAIGYEAAAKVAKTALKEGKTIRQTVIDLGFVDGEKLTEEELDKRLDVLAMANTDRDNF from the coding sequence ATGACTGAGCAGGAATTCCGCATCGAACACGACACCATGGGCGAGGTCAAGGTCCCAGTCAACGCGCTCTGGCGTGCCCAGACCCAGCGCGCCGTGGAGAACTTCCCAATTTCCGGCCGTGGCTTGGAGGCCCAGCAAATTCGCGCCATGGGTCTGCTGAAGGCTGCGTGCGCCCAGGTCAACAAGGACAAGGGCTTGCTGGATGCTACCTTCGCCGATGCCATCATCGCTGCTGGCAAGGAAATCGCAGAGGGCAAGCACGACGCTGAGTTCCCTATCGACGTGTTCCAGACCGGTTCCGGCACTTCCTCCAACATGAACACCAACGAAGTCATCGCATCCATCGCGAAGGCTAACGGTGTGGAGATCCACCCTAACGACCATGTCAACATGGGCCAGTCCTCCAACGACACCTTCCCTACCGCGACCCACGTCGCAGCCACCGAAGCCGCTGTCAACGACCTGATCCCAGGCCTGAAGGTGCTCCATGCATCCCTGGCTAAGAAGGCCACCGAATGGAAGGACGTCGTTAAGTCCGGTCGTACCCACCTGATGGACGCGGTCCCTGTGACCCTCGGCCAGGAGTTCGCAGGCTACGCACGCCAGATCGAGGCCGGCATCGAACGCGTTGAGGCTACTCTGCCTCGCCTCGGCGAGCTGCCGATCGGTGGCACCGCCGTCGGCACTGGCCTGAACACCACTGCTGACTTCGGCGCACTCGTCACCGAAGAACTCAAGAAGCTCACGGGTGTGGCTGAGCTGCGCGAAGCTAAGAACCACTTCGAGGCCCAGGCAAACCGCGATGCCCTCGTCGAGTTCTCCGGCGCAATGCGCACCATCGCCGTGTCCCTCACCAAGATCGCCAACGACATCCGCTGGATGGGCTCCGGCCCGCTCACCGGCCTGGGTGAAATCCACCTCCCAGACCTGCAGCCAGGCTCCTCCATCATGCCGGGCAAGGTCAACCCTGTTCTGTGCGAAACCGCAACCCAGGTCGCCGCACAGGTCGTCGGCAACGACGCCGCCGTAGCATTCGGCGGCGCACAGGGCGCATTCGAACTCAACGTGTTCATCCCAATGATGGCTCGCAACGTGCTCGAGTCCGCTCGCCTGCTGGCAAACACCTCCCGCGTCTTCGCAGAGCGCCTTGTCGACGGCATCGAGCCAAACGTCGAGCGCATGCGCACTCTGGCTGAGTCCTCCCCATCCATCGTGACCCCGCTGAACTCAGCTATCGGCTACGAAGCAGCTGCGAAGGTCGCTAAGACCGCTCTGAAGGAAGGCAAGACCATCCGTCAGACCGTCATCGACCTCGGCTTTGTCGACGGCGAGAAGCTGACCGAGGAAGAGCTGGACAAGCGTCTAGACGTCCTCGCGATGGCCAACACCGATCGCGACAACTTCTAA
- a CDS encoding TetR/AcrR family transcriptional regulator codes for MSSSLREQKRRATLAAIEESATALVEEHGYDTVTVEDICAAAQISRRTFFNYVDSKETAVMGQPPRELTDEAVSEFLQSPHDDLFLAVLQLCFLVLPESATAGSGLSKVVERRKAIKRDHPELAYARLHTFTASHAQIHRAVEDYLARYPEQRRLEIPIEQEAQLVVSVAVQSLQMGYKYWISAGPDANSVEVHSENALSLFRQLFREGR; via the coding sequence ATGTCATCAAGTCTTCGAGAACAAAAACGCCGCGCAACACTGGCAGCGATCGAAGAAAGCGCAACTGCGCTCGTCGAAGAGCATGGCTATGACACCGTAACCGTAGAAGACATCTGCGCCGCAGCACAGATCTCTCGGCGAACGTTCTTCAACTACGTCGACAGCAAAGAAACCGCTGTGATGGGACAACCACCCCGTGAGCTCACTGACGAGGCGGTCAGTGAATTCCTCCAGTCCCCTCACGATGATCTATTCCTCGCTGTACTGCAGTTATGCTTTCTCGTCCTACCTGAATCTGCAACTGCCGGCTCCGGATTGAGCAAGGTGGTGGAACGTCGCAAAGCCATTAAGCGCGACCACCCTGAGCTCGCCTACGCCCGCCTGCACACGTTTACCGCAAGCCACGCCCAAATCCACCGCGCAGTCGAGGATTACCTCGCGCGCTACCCGGAGCAGCGTCGACTTGAAATTCCCATCGAGCAAGAGGCCCAACTCGTTGTCAGCGTGGCCGTCCAGTCGCTGCAGATGGGTTACAAGTACTGGATTAGTGCAGGTCCAGACGCCAATTCGGTAGAAGTCCACAGCGAAAACGCACTCAGTTTATTCCGACAACTATTCCGCGAAGGGCGGTGA
- a CDS encoding 5-oxoprolinase subunit C family protein, with translation MIRVIQTGPQALLQDAGRFGLAGTGVAPSGVFDRMSAVRANHALGNDPFAPVIEILMGSFEFEALNDAHIILTGMGAPFTITRPDGTQRMGYSNEIVDIVAGERVFIKMARTGLRGYLGIRGGFAAFQVLGSCSTDVMSNIGPAPLAPGDEIPTGNAIAEVAWWPALRNLPTLWKETKVHTLSVVPGPRQGWFDEQSQQDFFNQTFTVNAASNRIGVRLDAEIPLRRLDATRELPSEGMVRGSIQVPPDGNPVIFGPDYPVTGGYPVIGVLTRRSSDHSAQLAPGDSIRFTTLSSAPHR, from the coding sequence ATGATCCGCGTTATTCAAACAGGACCTCAAGCGCTACTGCAAGACGCCGGCCGGTTCGGCCTGGCAGGCACCGGCGTTGCCCCCTCCGGCGTCTTCGACCGCATGAGCGCCGTCCGCGCCAACCATGCACTCGGCAACGACCCCTTCGCACCGGTCATTGAGATCTTGATGGGATCCTTCGAATTCGAAGCGCTTAACGACGCCCACATCATCCTGACCGGCATGGGAGCGCCCTTCACAATTACCCGGCCAGACGGCACCCAACGCATGGGATACTCTAATGAGATCGTCGATATCGTTGCAGGTGAACGAGTGTTTATTAAGATGGCCCGCACTGGGTTGCGGGGTTACCTCGGCATCCGCGGTGGCTTTGCTGCATTCCAGGTGCTTGGGTCATGCTCCACGGACGTAATGTCCAACATCGGTCCGGCCCCCTTGGCGCCGGGCGATGAGATCCCCACCGGCAATGCGATCGCGGAAGTCGCGTGGTGGCCCGCGCTGCGCAACCTCCCAACCTTGTGGAAAGAGACCAAAGTACACACCTTGTCCGTGGTTCCGGGGCCTCGTCAAGGTTGGTTCGACGAACAGTCGCAGCAGGACTTCTTCAATCAAACATTTACGGTAAACGCAGCTAGCAACCGGATTGGCGTGCGTCTCGACGCCGAAATCCCATTGCGCCGCCTCGACGCGACACGCGAACTACCTAGCGAGGGCATGGTCCGAGGCTCAATTCAGGTGCCCCCCGATGGCAATCCCGTCATTTTCGGCCCCGACTATCCCGTCACTGGCGGCTACCCTGTGATCGGCGTACTCACCCGCCGATCCTCGGACCACAGCGCCCAGTTGGCACCAGGCGACAGCATCCGATTCACTACGCTGTCCTCTGCCCCACACCGCTAG
- a CDS encoding LPXTG cell wall anchor domain-containing protein: protein MPILMPTSSAGHVLGINNPAPASQTDRVLGVSNPAPAQGHTTSNAQPSVPQQVELKNADRAATTQGRALANTGASVFQLMLLALATLVAGLAFAIRRKAD, encoded by the coding sequence GTGCCTATTTTGATGCCGACTTCCTCTGCAGGACATGTTCTGGGAATTAATAATCCAGCTCCGGCCTCCCAAACGGATCGTGTGCTAGGTGTGAGTAATCCTGCACCTGCGCAAGGACACACCACGTCCAATGCGCAACCCTCGGTTCCACAACAGGTAGAGCTCAAGAATGCTGATCGCGCAGCTACGACTCAGGGGCGTGCGCTCGCTAACACTGGGGCAAGCGTGTTTCAGCTGATGTTGCTGGCCTTGGCGACGCTCGTCGCTGGATTGGCCTTCGCGATCCGCCGCAAGGCTGACTAA
- a CDS encoding GntR family transcriptional regulator: MPFKLDIMTATPNQLAEILTARILGGDIASGDKLLEAVLASDLGVSRNTLRETFRMLARDGLVEHIPHRGVFVKVLSPREVVELFAYRRFLELGSIKFFADCTADAQNALVVMSKVIDVALTAASVRDWNQVGVQNNEFHAALVGASGIPRLVDNVRLAMAHSRLAFMAVGTNENVHAPFLDRNQEILQKLRVGEFERAHESLASYLQESEARILGEMSIGG, translated from the coding sequence ATGCCCTTTAAGCTGGACATTATGACGGCCACGCCCAACCAACTTGCTGAAATTCTTACCGCTCGCATTCTCGGTGGCGACATTGCCTCTGGGGACAAACTTCTCGAAGCCGTCCTAGCATCTGACCTCGGCGTTTCCCGAAATACCCTCCGCGAAACCTTTAGAATGCTCGCCCGCGATGGTCTGGTGGAGCACATCCCACACCGCGGAGTGTTCGTGAAGGTGCTCAGCCCGCGCGAAGTGGTAGAGCTTTTCGCTTATCGACGCTTCCTTGAACTCGGATCCATCAAATTTTTTGCGGACTGCACCGCTGACGCCCAAAACGCGCTTGTGGTGATGTCGAAAGTGATCGACGTGGCGCTCACTGCAGCATCAGTTCGGGACTGGAACCAAGTTGGCGTACAAAACAATGAGTTTCACGCGGCGCTGGTGGGTGCTTCTGGGATTCCGAGGCTTGTAGACAATGTTCGGTTGGCGATGGCGCACTCCCGGTTGGCATTCATGGCCGTGGGAACTAACGAGAATGTGCACGCGCCTTTCTTGGACCGGAACCAGGAGATTCTGCAGAAGCTTCGCGTAGGTGAATTCGAACGGGCACATGAAAGCTTGGCAAGCTACCTGCAGGAATCTGAGGCCCGTATTTTGGGCGAGATGTCAATTGGTGGCTAG
- a CDS encoding NRAMP family divalent metal transporter, which produces MASEKQPTIPQAAAAASTRSALLGAIFLMATSAIGPGFLTQTAVFTAKHGAAFAFAIVVSIIIDIAVQMNVWRVIGLSGMRAQELGNRVIPGFGWLMALLIAIGGIVFNIGNIAGSGLGVNAMFGGDVKIGGVATAAIAIAMFLSKRAGMALDKILVVLGVVMMLLTLYVAFVSNPPVGSALKNAVLPEEVDVLTITTLVGGTVGGYITYAGAHRMLDSGQTGRENVSQVAKSSVTGIILTGLMRVLLFLAVLGVVAAGTQLNLKGNPAAEAFQAAAGDLGMRFFGVVLWAASISSVIGASYTSATFLIPNKPEKRRMQNIVTIVFILISCTLFVVLGTAPATLMVFAGAFNGLVLPLGFTMIMFVAAFRQKDLLDGYKYPLWLIILGVVGVAIAWWLAYISFGGVFKLLGT; this is translated from the coding sequence ATGGCCTCCGAAAAACAGCCGACCATCCCGCAAGCTGCCGCCGCAGCTAGCACGCGAAGCGCCTTGCTCGGCGCAATCTTCCTGATGGCCACCAGCGCCATCGGCCCTGGGTTCCTCACCCAAACTGCGGTCTTCACCGCAAAACATGGCGCAGCTTTTGCATTCGCCATTGTCGTTTCGATCATCATCGACATCGCCGTGCAGATGAACGTCTGGCGCGTCATCGGGCTGTCGGGCATGCGCGCCCAAGAGCTCGGCAATCGCGTAATTCCAGGTTTCGGTTGGCTGATGGCCCTACTTATCGCCATCGGCGGCATTGTCTTTAACATCGGCAATATCGCTGGCTCCGGCCTGGGCGTCAACGCCATGTTTGGTGGCGATGTCAAGATCGGTGGCGTGGCCACCGCTGCGATCGCAATCGCCATGTTCTTGTCCAAGCGAGCCGGCATGGCCCTGGACAAGATCTTGGTGGTACTCGGCGTCGTAATGATGCTGCTCACCCTGTACGTCGCATTTGTCTCCAACCCGCCGGTCGGCAGTGCCTTGAAGAATGCGGTCCTGCCAGAAGAAGTTGACGTCCTCACCATCACCACCCTGGTTGGTGGCACCGTCGGTGGTTACATCACCTACGCTGGCGCACACCGCATGCTGGACTCCGGTCAGACTGGCCGGGAAAATGTCAGCCAGGTCGCTAAGTCCTCTGTTACTGGCATCATTCTTACCGGCTTGATGCGTGTCCTTCTCTTCCTCGCCGTCTTGGGCGTAGTTGCCGCCGGCACCCAGCTCAACCTCAAGGGCAATCCTGCAGCAGAAGCTTTCCAGGCAGCCGCTGGTGACCTGGGCATGCGTTTCTTCGGCGTGGTCCTGTGGGCCGCTTCGATTTCTTCGGTGATCGGCGCCTCCTACACCTCGGCGACGTTCCTCATTCCGAACAAGCCAGAGAAGCGCCGCATGCAGAATATCGTGACCATCGTCTTCATCTTGATTTCTTGCACTTTGTTCGTCGTCTTGGGCACCGCCCCAGCTACCCTGATGGTTTTTGCTGGCGCCTTCAACGGCCTGGTCCTGCCACTCGGCTTTACGATGATCATGTTCGTCGCAGCCTTCCGCCAAAAAGACCTTCTCGACGGCTACAAGTACCCACTCTGGTTGATCATCCTCGGCGTCGTTGGTGTCGCGATCGCTTGGTGGCTGGCCTACATTTCCTTCGGAGGGGTATTCAAGCTGCTCGGAACCTAA
- a CDS encoding exodeoxyribonuclease VII small subunit, whose amino-acid sequence MNQDAFGTGTPGQDAFPAVETLSYEQAREELVEIVKILELGQMGLDESLKYWERGEALAKRCEQHLDGAARRVEEALGSAE is encoded by the coding sequence GTGAACCAAGATGCATTCGGCACTGGAACCCCCGGCCAAGACGCTTTCCCCGCAGTAGAGACGCTGAGCTATGAGCAGGCTCGGGAAGAACTCGTGGAGATCGTTAAAATCCTCGAACTGGGCCAGATGGGGTTGGACGAGTCCCTGAAGTATTGGGAGCGAGGAGAAGCCTTAGCAAAACGATGCGAGCAACACCTGGATGGTGCTGCTCGCCGGGTAGAAGAAGCATTAGGTAGCGCGGAATAA
- a CDS encoding 5-oxoprolinase subunit B family protein — translation MQINPCGEQAILIDITDEDTESSGLDALFTVLRIKEAVSSWQLPGIIDLVPAANTLLIMLDTQRALPKDVAARVAAIDVSQPVGSTNDAHRTIEIPVRYDGPDLAQVAEALGMSAESLVAKHQAAVWTAAFGGFAPGFAYLVADQPLGNAPRLSSPRPNIPAGAVGLAGEFSGIYPQPSPGGWQLIGTTTTKMWDTARTERPAAILPGDTVKFVEVAQ, via the coding sequence ATGCAGATTAATCCATGTGGCGAACAGGCAATCCTCATCGACATCACAGATGAGGACACTGAGAGCTCCGGTCTCGACGCCCTATTCACCGTGCTGCGAATCAAGGAGGCAGTGTCTTCCTGGCAACTACCAGGCATCATCGATTTGGTCCCCGCAGCGAACACTTTGTTGATCATGCTGGATACCCAGCGCGCGCTCCCCAAAGACGTAGCTGCCCGCGTGGCAGCGATCGACGTGAGCCAGCCGGTGGGGTCCACGAACGATGCACACCGCACCATCGAAATCCCAGTGCGCTACGACGGTCCCGACCTCGCCCAAGTAGCTGAAGCGCTGGGAATGAGCGCGGAATCACTCGTCGCAAAGCACCAAGCGGCAGTGTGGACTGCGGCCTTTGGCGGATTCGCCCCCGGATTCGCCTACTTAGTAGCCGACCAGCCATTAGGTAACGCCCCTAGGCTGTCCTCGCCGCGCCCAAACATCCCTGCTGGTGCGGTTGGACTGGCTGGCGAGTTTTCCGGAATCTACCCGCAGCCATCGCCAGGAGGCTGGCAATTGATCGGCACGACTACCACAAAGATGTGGGACACCGCCCGCACCGAACGCCCAGCCGCGATTTTGCCCGGTGACACCGTCAAATTTGTGGAGGTTGCGCAATGA